One genomic region from Oncorhynchus clarkii lewisi isolate Uvic-CL-2024 chromosome 21, UVic_Ocla_1.0, whole genome shotgun sequence encodes:
- the LOC139378495 gene encoding basic helix-loop-helix ARNT-like protein 2 isoform X4 encodes MSKENFAAGGNDGTADKRTGPLQLGETNSLPVSRPDVITPHLAGAMPIQELSRKRKGDLDNRENGDAQIEEEQSRSEDDEQQVKIKCFREPHSQIEKRRRDKMNTLIDELSAMIPSCNPMARKLDKLTVLRMAVQHLKALKAGASSSFTDVNYKRKPSFLPQDDLKHLVLTAADGFLFVVSCDRGKILFTSESVLKFLNYSRLELIGQSLFDYVHPKDISKVKEQLSASGLYPRERLIDAKTGLQVQDLPVGAVQLCTGARRSFFCRMKHSRTVMKTEDKTIQPSSSKKKESQRYCTVHCTGYMRSWPSTQLDAESDDNEFSHLSCLVAVCRVHPNDACQPSLEVKVKPTQFVTRFAIDGKFTFVDQQATTVLGYLPQELLGTSCYEYFHQDDLRPLAETHRKVLRSKEKIETSCYKFKTKLGSFVMLQSQWFSFINPWTKEIEFIVSTNRVFGPGHTEAEQPSSSKLLDEESKHTILIPGISSGMATMIYAGSIGTQIANELLDSNRVNCSPSSETSSPFCPPQDRSPMVSSHANMSNEEVTDTVSKPRLQSASKGATYAGSNTHMDTAESSQMDLDSMVGPGLGILSNDEAAMAVIMSLLDTDANLGDAVDFDNMHWSH; translated from the exons ATGTCCAAAGAGAATTTTGCCGCCGGCGGCAATGACGGGACCGCAGACAAACGAACAG GACCCTTGCAGTTAGGAGAAACCAATAGCCTTCCTGTTTCTCGGCCTGACGTCATAACGCCCCACCTGGCAGGAGCCATGCCAATCCAAGAGCTGTCTAGGAAACGGAAGGGGGATCTAGATAACAG GGAAAATGGTGATGCTCAAATAGAGGAGGAACAGAGCAG ATCGGAAGATGATGAACAACAGGTGAAAATAAAATGCTTCAG GGAGCCACACAGCCAAATTGAAAAGCGGCGGAGGGACAAAATGAACACCCTTATCGACGAGCTGTCAGCCATGATCCCCTCCTGTAACCCCATGGCCAGAAAGCTTGACAAACTCACTGTGCTGCGAATGGCTGTGCAGCACCTCAAAGCCCTGAAAG CAGGTGCTAGCAGTTCCTTTACTGACGTTAACTACAAACGCAAGCCTTCGTTTCTGCCTCAGGATGATCTCAAGCACCTGGTGCTCACG GCTGCAGATGGGTTCCTGTTCGTGGTGAGTTGTGACAGGGGGAAGATCCTCTTTACTTCAGAATCCGTCTTGAAGTTCCTCAACTACAGTCGG TTGGAACTAATTGGACAGAGTCTTTTTGATTATGTCCACCCGAAGGACATTAGTAAAGTGAAAGAGCAGCTGTCAGCCTCAGGATTATACCCTCGCGAACGGCTCATAGATGCCAAAA CAGGGTTACAGGTGCAGGACCTTCCTGTGGGAGCAGTTCAACTGTGTACAGGGGCACGACGCTCCTTCTTCTGCCGCATGAAGCACAGCAGAACAGTTATGAAGACAGAAGACAAAACCATCCAGCCCAGCAGCTCCAAGAAAAAGG AGTCTCAACGATACTGCACTGTCCATTGCACTGGTTACATGCGGAGTTGGCCTTCCACCCAGCTGGATGCTGAGAGTGACGATAACGAGTTCTCCCATCTGTCCTGCCTGGTCGCTGTGTGCCGTGTTCACCCTAACGATGCCTGTCAGCCCTCACTAGAGGTCAAGGTCAAACCCACCCAGTTTGTCACTCGCTTTGCAATTGACGGCAAGTTCACCTTCGTGGACCAACA AGCCACTACTGTTCTGGGCTACTTGCCACAGGAACTACTGGGGACGTCTTGTTATGAGTACTTCCACCAGGACGACCTGCGACCCCTCGCAGAGACACACAGGAAAG TTCTCCGCAGTAAAGAGAAGATTGAGACCAGCTGCTACAAGTTCAAAACAAAACTTGGCTCCTTCGTCATGCTTCAAAGTCAGTGGTTTAGTTTTATAAACCCGTGGACCAAAGAAATTGAGTTTATTGTGTCAACAAACCGAGTTTT TGGACCCGGTCACACAGAAGCTGAACAGCCGAGCAGCTCCAAGCTGTTGGACG AAGAGAGCAAACATACTATCCTTATCCCTGGCATCTCCAGTGGCATGGCCACTATGATCTACGCTGGCAGCATAGGGACCCAGATAGCAAACGAGCTCTTGGACTCCAACAG GGTCAATTGTTCTCCATCGAGTGAAACCTCCAGTCCCTTCTGTCCACCTCAGGACAGGTCTCCAATGGTCTCCTCTCATGCCAAC ATGTCAAATGAGGAGGTGACTGATACAGTGAGCAAGCCTAGATTACAGTCTGCTTCAAAGGGGGCCACATACGCTGGCAGCAACACACATATGGACACAG CAGAGAGCTCCCAGATGGACCTGGACAGCATGGTGGGACCAGGCCTCGGTATCCTGAGCAACGACGAGGCTGCCATGGCTGTCATCATGAGCCTGCTGGACACTGATGCCAACCTGGGGGACGCAGTAGACTTTGACAACATGCACTGGTCTCACTAG
- the LOC139378495 gene encoding basic helix-loop-helix ARNT-like protein 2 isoform X5, translating to MSKENFAAGGNDGTADKRTGPLQLGETNSLPVSRPDVITPHLAGAMPIQELSRKRKGDLDNRENGDAQIEEEQSRSEDDEQQVKIKCFREPHSQIEKRRRDKMNTLIDELSAMIPSCNPMARKLDKLTVLRMAVQHLKALKAGASSSFTDVNYKRKPSFLPQDDLKHLVLTAADGFLFVVSCDRGKILFTSESVLKFLNYSRLELIGQSLFDYVHPKDISKVKEQLSASGLYPRERLIDAKTGLQVQDLPVGAVQLCTGARRSFFCRMKHSRTVMKTEDKTIQPSSSKKKESQRYCTVHCTGYMRSWPSTQLDAESDDNEFSHLSCLVAVCRVHPNDACQPSLEVKVKPTQFVTRFAIDGKFTFVDQQATTVLGYLPQELLGTSCYEYFHQDDLRPLAETHRKVLRSKEKIETSCYKFKTKLGSFVMLQSQWFSFINPWTKEIEFIVSTNRVFGPGHTEAEQPSSSKLLDEESKHTILIPGISSGMATMIYAGSIGTQIANELLDSNRVNCSPSSETSSPFCPPQDRSPMVSSHANMSNEEVTDTVSKPRLQSASKGATYAGSNTHMDTESSQMDLDSMVGPGLGILSNDEAAMAVIMSLLDTDANLGDAVDFDNMHWSH from the exons ATGTCCAAAGAGAATTTTGCCGCCGGCGGCAATGACGGGACCGCAGACAAACGAACAG GACCCTTGCAGTTAGGAGAAACCAATAGCCTTCCTGTTTCTCGGCCTGACGTCATAACGCCCCACCTGGCAGGAGCCATGCCAATCCAAGAGCTGTCTAGGAAACGGAAGGGGGATCTAGATAACAG GGAAAATGGTGATGCTCAAATAGAGGAGGAACAGAGCAG ATCGGAAGATGATGAACAACAGGTGAAAATAAAATGCTTCAG GGAGCCACACAGCCAAATTGAAAAGCGGCGGAGGGACAAAATGAACACCCTTATCGACGAGCTGTCAGCCATGATCCCCTCCTGTAACCCCATGGCCAGAAAGCTTGACAAACTCACTGTGCTGCGAATGGCTGTGCAGCACCTCAAAGCCCTGAAAG CAGGTGCTAGCAGTTCCTTTACTGACGTTAACTACAAACGCAAGCCTTCGTTTCTGCCTCAGGATGATCTCAAGCACCTGGTGCTCACG GCTGCAGATGGGTTCCTGTTCGTGGTGAGTTGTGACAGGGGGAAGATCCTCTTTACTTCAGAATCCGTCTTGAAGTTCCTCAACTACAGTCGG TTGGAACTAATTGGACAGAGTCTTTTTGATTATGTCCACCCGAAGGACATTAGTAAAGTGAAAGAGCAGCTGTCAGCCTCAGGATTATACCCTCGCGAACGGCTCATAGATGCCAAAA CAGGGTTACAGGTGCAGGACCTTCCTGTGGGAGCAGTTCAACTGTGTACAGGGGCACGACGCTCCTTCTTCTGCCGCATGAAGCACAGCAGAACAGTTATGAAGACAGAAGACAAAACCATCCAGCCCAGCAGCTCCAAGAAAAAGG AGTCTCAACGATACTGCACTGTCCATTGCACTGGTTACATGCGGAGTTGGCCTTCCACCCAGCTGGATGCTGAGAGTGACGATAACGAGTTCTCCCATCTGTCCTGCCTGGTCGCTGTGTGCCGTGTTCACCCTAACGATGCCTGTCAGCCCTCACTAGAGGTCAAGGTCAAACCCACCCAGTTTGTCACTCGCTTTGCAATTGACGGCAAGTTCACCTTCGTGGACCAACA AGCCACTACTGTTCTGGGCTACTTGCCACAGGAACTACTGGGGACGTCTTGTTATGAGTACTTCCACCAGGACGACCTGCGACCCCTCGCAGAGACACACAGGAAAG TTCTCCGCAGTAAAGAGAAGATTGAGACCAGCTGCTACAAGTTCAAAACAAAACTTGGCTCCTTCGTCATGCTTCAAAGTCAGTGGTTTAGTTTTATAAACCCGTGGACCAAAGAAATTGAGTTTATTGTGTCAACAAACCGAGTTTT TGGACCCGGTCACACAGAAGCTGAACAGCCGAGCAGCTCCAAGCTGTTGGACG AAGAGAGCAAACATACTATCCTTATCCCTGGCATCTCCAGTGGCATGGCCACTATGATCTACGCTGGCAGCATAGGGACCCAGATAGCAAACGAGCTCTTGGACTCCAACAG GGTCAATTGTTCTCCATCGAGTGAAACCTCCAGTCCCTTCTGTCCACCTCAGGACAGGTCTCCAATGGTCTCCTCTCATGCCAAC ATGTCAAATGAGGAGGTGACTGATACAGTGAGCAAGCCTAGATTACAGTCTGCTTCAAAGGGGGCCACATACGCTGGCAGCAACACACATATGGACACAG AGAGCTCCCAGATGGACCTGGACAGCATGGTGGGACCAGGCCTCGGTATCCTGAGCAACGACGAGGCTGCCATGGCTGTCATCATGAGCCTGCTGGACACTGATGCCAACCTGGGGGACGCAGTAGACTTTGACAACATGCACTGGTCTCACTAG